Part of the Archocentrus centrarchus isolate MPI-CPG fArcCen1 chromosome 4, fArcCen1, whole genome shotgun sequence genome is shown below.
TATACCTTTGCAGGCATTTTAGTATAGCCAGAATCTATTTCTGaaactactgaaacactcactTGGATGGAGACCATTttaaaacaagaagcactccaagAGTGCaaaccaaggcagctcactctctgagcagtatttacttttaaaggaatagtattgtatttttttgtatgtatattaatttgttttctttttaaatgtactttaagaagtttgtagtgcagtaaaactcAGATATGGGTATAATGACAGATATGTAAgagtaggtaatggataatGGTTATTGATTCTTAAATAattggacatgaataacttgaccTTATTATACAATATTATATTACTggtatataataatataatacttGTTAACCTGGCCTCATATTTACAGACAGAAAGGCACGCACGCAAATGTTAGCAAAAACACATCCTTGGTGGAGATATTGAAAATCTTTTAGTGTGGATGTAGCCTTAGaattttcagtcaggtttcttGGGTCGCTTCTATTGTACTGAAACTACAAGCCTGTCTTTGTGAAGAGCTATTTACTGAATTAGTTAGGCTTGGAGATTTTTGGATAATGACAccacatttatatatatttgattaaagtgcaaactttcagctttaactcaAGAGGTTTAATAAAAGTATTCTGTTAACTGTGTAGGAactacagccatttttatgcaGTTTCCCAAAAGTAAATGGGCAATTAACTTACAAACAGCTTCATGGCCAGTTGAGATCTGTGTTCTGAAAGACAACAGAAACCGCTAAAGTGGATGATGACAAAATTATTTCTGTGGTTaagaaaaaacagcttcacAGCATCTAAGTCAAGCAGACTCTCGAGGACGCAGGTGTATCACAATCAAGAGACGACTTCATGAATGGAAGACAAGGTGCAAACCTCTgattacactcaagaacaagaaggtcagattagactttgccataaaacatctaaaagagcctgcacagttctgaaaaaaaaatttggactgatgaaacaagattaacttgtaccTGAAtgatggagagagaaaaagtatagaaaaggagaaaaacagctTGTAGCTCTCACTGTATCTGTAGAAACCTGGACTTTTGAGCCTGGACTAACAAGAGCTCTTCTAGTTTTTTATCACATCAGGCAGCCTGTTTCTTGAAATAGGCCACAGCTTGGGTGAAACTGACTTCACCACTTTCAGGGGGTGCTACTGTTTTTACTAGTAGaatattaaaaactgcaaaattaaATACTCTGGAAGCACTGAACTTTTCAGTAATCTTTGCTTACTTTCATTTCACCCTGCTAAAGCTACCAGATTTGgttacaaaacaaaattatatatatgtgtTCTGTCTTCTTTCCACGCTTCAGATTACAGCATGCGAGCTCTGAACAGCGTGCTGCGTCAGGAGATCATTCACAAACCCATAGAAACACTGAAGCTGGCCATCCCCTCTGGGATCTACACACTGCAAAACAACCTGCTATATGTTGCCCTGTCCAACCTGGACGCAGCCACCTACCAGGTACAACACAGGGCAGGCTGTGTTATAGAAGATGAGACTGCTTGAATCTACATCACTTACAACAACGTGATTATTTGGATGACTTatagtttttccactttgtctCCCTCAGGTGACGTATCAGCTGAAGATCCTGACCACAGCTCTGTTCTCAGTGTCCATGCTGGGCCGCAGGCTGGGTGTCTACCAGTGGCTCTCTTTGCTGATTCTAATGGCCGGAGTGGCTCTCGTGCAGGTGCCGTGCATTTTTATGTCTCTTAAATTGTTTCttgaaatggttaaaaaaaaaaaaaaaaagttatttcaaTCAACAGAatattgcatattttatttgttctcttTTCATCGATGAAATGGTGTTTATATTAAACTGCAAAGTGGATCAGTTGAAGCTTCATCAGGGTTTTACAAGTGTTTACCAGAGTAAAGATGCACCTCTTAAGTTGGTGGAGGCAAGCTAAGAAATCTGTTGAGGCTGGACAAAAAGACATGCATGAAGCAAAATAGGTTCATGTATTCAAATTGCAGCCAGTCCTACCTTACTTATTTGCATTAAAAGAACATATTTTATGTTAATTGAGAGACTGGAAAAAGCAGCTTTTACATGCAGttgacacttaaaaaaaacaaactgtcttTCTAATGTGCTCTCTCTAGTAGACCTCTTTGTCTGTTAAGCATTTACTCACTGGAAGTGtgcctgtttttatttgttctgaTATTTAAAggccaaataaataaagaggcTTGTACTAGAAGATTCAGTAAATGTTGGCCACCAGTGGCAACGAGGGATTTGGTGATGAATGATGTGTCATAACAGGAATGACTGTTTTCatatcacctcctcctcctccttggctaaacaaagaaaatgacaatCAGTCAGCTTTACACCTAATTTGAGAAATATTTAATCACAAACTGTCCTCAGAGTGTCTAAGATATGTGCAAGAGTGTGACCATGGCTTATCAGTAGCACCTCCTGAAGGCTCATGCTGTCACATCAAATATGATGCTAAATAGCAACCGATCTGTTTCAAACTGCAGCAcaatcaaacaaaaagaaaacagaatgaaTCTGGAGACAAATTAATTGACTTTGCATTAATGCTGCTGTTCTTTTTCACTGTTCATTTTCAAGGTTGGTGTTGTCACTTTTCATCCAGCAGGGTTTGTTATGGTCCAGCTGGTGCTGATGGTGGAGGTACAGAGGTGGAGAAATTTGCCAAACAATAGCTCTACTTTGTTCTGAATCTTtatttatccaaaaaaaaaaaaaaagtgtgaaatggCTACAATACATTTCTTACTCTGCACATCCAAAggtcatcatcttttttttttgtgtgtgtgtgtgtgtgtgtgtgtgcaataacacccgttttttttcctgcttactGCAGCACATAGTACAAGAAGTCACactctgcagcattttttaCAACTCAGCAAAGCTGTGACGATGCCTGTGTATGAATATTAGGTACCCAGTGTTAGGAATTCAGCGAGATTTGACTGTGAATGTTAATCATTACACAAAGTTCGAGCCTTACTAAGTACATACTTTTAGAAGTTTCACTAGAATGCATACTGTTtattcactggatattttttggCTCTATACACAACACAGTTTTTTGCTACAACCTGTTCATTTTGAGAGTTAGTTCATGTAAGACCCCCATCCTATGATGCACTGGTTGTATGTAGCACTACTTCCGTTTGTAAGATGTAAATTTATTTATCAGGAGATCTTTGTGAAGAAACAACTTCTGATCTGTTAAGTCTGCAGCATTCACTtatcatagactgtatgtaaaagatggatgagGCCACAGTACTGATATCCATTGGTTTGTAGGCTACTGTTTGGAAGCATTTCTAATTTTGGCTTTCTCATATTTGGATGAGTAATGTGCTAAGTTATCAGTTATTACTAGCTAGTTTGGTTAGCAAGGTGCATTTGTGTGGGTGCAGTACACAGGAAaggatacctgctaattagtccttacataaaaattaaatagtGCTACAACTTCAGTCACCGCAGATTTCTCAACCAAACAGCAGGccctattatttattattattatttattatttttcccaTTATGCATCAGAAATTCTCCAAAAACACAGTCAAGAGGTCCAATTCAGTGACTTGAATTAACTGATAGCTAGTGGCTGTGGCTGCCTGTTTTGGCACCCACCTATTATTCAAAGTACCCATGACATTAATCATTCCTAATTCTAAGCCTTGCAATGCGAAATGGAATTTAAATGGGTGAACATTGATAAAGGTTCATTCAATATTGAATCAACAAGACATTAAACAAGTTCATTTCTGCTTCAAAGTTGGGCATTTCACATCGGAGTCTGTAGGgattgacttgcttttggagccagcaaGTTTTTGCCACTTGGCAAATGGTGACCTTACTGTAGCAAAAAATTCTGGGAAGATATGTGTAAGACCTGGTCCAACTCTATCAAATTAGCCTAAAAGCATCTCTAAAGCTGGCTTGCCAGTTTGCCATATTTTGTGTGATTAATCCTTTCATAAACTAAAACCTAAAAGCAAGCTGCAGTGTTACAGGGCCTTGAGCTCGGTCCttgaaacacacaaatgcacacttggaatatttttgtaacattttgttgtgtgtaatCATTCTTTGTGATTTGCCTTCAATTTGTTGGATTAAAGTGTAACTTCTTAATCGTACatctggggagaaaaaaaaaaaaagtttgtgttttttcacCTGTTAAAATTGAAGCCTTTCTCTTTGTGCTTGCAGTGGCCCTCTGAGTCTGCCGTGGCCCCAGAGAAAGAGGCCCCGTCTACAGGCTCCCAGTTTGTTGGTGTCACAGCAGTGCTGGTGGCATGCTGCTCCAGTGGGTTTGCTGGTGTCTACTTTGAGAAGATCTTGAAAGAGAGCAAACAGAGCGTTTGGGTCCGTAACATCCAGCTAGGTCGGTATCCATCACCAAGTCAGATCAGTTATGAAGAGTATATCTGTATAAGTTGTTAAAATGCAGCTTAGCATGGTAAAAAGTAATGTCCAAGCCAGAAGAATAATGATGCTGCTGCTCAAAACAGAGTGATAAATGGACTTACCTCCATGTTTCTGAAGCACGCTCCCATGTGTGCactgtctcctctcctctttgcaCAGAGAGCCAGCTGGGCTTTTTACCCTCCGAGATGTTTCTGTTTAGATGAATGTTCCTGTCtagtttatttttaacctgGAACGTGTGAGTATGTGTTGAGTCCCCTGTAATTCCCACTGAGCTTACAGCTTTTTCACCTGCATTAAACCTTGGAGCCTAGATCAGCACCAAGAACGTCAAAGAAAATACAGCTGGTTGTAAATGTGGAAGAAACGAGGAGCTGGTAATAAATTTAGgcctgatttttatttatttatttgtttttattttgaatcacATTAAGTGGAAATATTATTGATAGATTAATTGTTAATGAAAATAATAGTTAGTTGAAGCTAATAGAAACTAAAGTTTGAACACTCTACATAATACATGTTAACGATCTTTGTAATTGTGAGCATGTTGGCAACATGAGGTTGTTTGCCCAAAACTGTACGGACTTTAGCTGTAAGCAAATAAGCTTGCACAGTTAGGGTGTGACCAAACTTCTCAGTGCTTACCTTCTTTTTGTTATCAGTCTCTTTCTACATCGCTCCTGTTTCAGTGCTTTTATGACACAATGCTAAATTCATAAAACCATAGTCTGAGTTTTTTTGCTcagattttcttcattttatagtTTATATCTAATCTCACTATCTCTGTTAACAGTAGCCTTATCTACAGTTTTTCATCTCTCTTTGAAGGAAGCCCGTCATGCTCCATTTTACCTCCAAAGTTTTATTCTTGGACCCTAATAGAGTAGCTTTGGATGAATCACAACTCTAAATATATCCTTGTTTATCCTTTATTGGACCTTGGTGCAACCCATAGTAAACCAGCAATCTGAAATGAATTGCCAGCTTCCTTATTGGCAGAGCTAAGTTGCAATTTCGAGTTATTAtctaaaagtttttattttacttggaATTTCAGGTTATTAGCTCAATTTGgagttattttctcagaagttgaaattttgaggtAATAACCCAAAATCTTTACTCATGGGTGGCAAAGaattttcagtggcagaaacaagcttccatagtttTTGAGTTTTATGCTTATAGGGATTACTTGTATATATGCTgaccttgtttttgttttgttttttttttgtttgttcttttaattttggcCATAGTTAATATGAGAATTCACCACAGTATTGGTACATATGtgaaagaaaataaggaaaagtgtAGTAGTTCACTATTTAAATGAAATGAGATGGTTTGTTTTGATCAGACTTGACTGTGAAACCTTTGGACAGGTCTGAAGCTCACTCTCTTTTTGCATCTGTTTCCAGGGATGTTTGGCCTGGTGTTCGGTCTCTTTGGAATGCTGGCCTATGATGGGGAAAGGGTGAGGGAGTCTGGGATGTTTCAGGGATACAATACAGTCACCTGGACTGTTGTAGCACTGCAGGTAGCTTTCACTCACTATACTCTCACATATATTGTCAAGCTTCTGGGGTAACAGACTATTTAATTTTGTGGCTCAGACTCCCTGTTGGCCCTACAGGTCACGCCTTTGTCCATCTGTgtctctgtatttgttttttcttcaggccCTGGGTGGTCTGGTCATAGCAGCGGTCATCAAGTATGCAGACAATATCCTCAAGGGCTTTGCTACATCACTCTCCATCATCCTGTCAACTCTTATATCGTACTTCTGGCTGCAAGACTTCGACCCTACTGGGTAAAGAAATAGGGAAAGATAGTGACTCCTATCTCTTagtctttgtctttctttcctATAATCACAATCATTTGAGCTGACAGAGTTGTATGCTCTTGCCTACAGTGTTTTCTTCCTTGGGGCCATTTTAGTCATCGTGGCCACTTTCCTGTACGGCTACGAAGGCAAGCCTTCCCCCAATCCCAGCAGGGCATAGGACAATCACGGCTGAAACTACAGCAGCAGTAGGAGGTCGTGCTGAAGCGTCAAGACATGAAGGGAAAGGAGGACAGAGGACTGGAGAAAAAAGAAGGGGAAAGGTCTTCATcatatattttgaaaacataTAGGAGGAGCAGAGGAATAGAGAGAGAGGAGGTAAGCAGGTTTGGACCAGAGAgaggtttttaaaaaacataaacgCTGTGATGAGTCTCACACCACAAGTGCCTCAGCTGAGAAGTACAagcaatgagaaaagaaaacaggattGTACGTTTTCTTCTGTGATTACAACAGTAGAGCTAATTCTGGCTGTCACATCTGCAGAGGTAGAGAAACTAGACCGACTGATTGTATTCATCAAGAACTAGTTTGACTACCAATTACTGTTACTGCCACATCACTCAACACACATGTAATAAAGGATTAAGGAGCCAGATTGATGGGAGTTTCTAAATATTTTTCCAAGCCACATTTTTCATGTAGCCCACCTCCACCTTGcagtaatgtaatgctccaacAAATATTCTTGTCCTATTTTGGCCTCTATAAGCATAATTCAGAGGCATGAATGAACTTCAGCTATTGTTTACTCTAAAACTGTGTACAACACATCAGAAAGCTCTGGCTTAGATTGATAAAGGTCTGGTTTTGCACGCTTTTGGCTTCAGTACTACAAAGGCTGGATTTGTGCACAGCTTAGGAAGCCTGTCTGCCTGGGAGGCACAATTctgggcttaaaaaaaaaaaagaaaaccctgaaGATTTACACTATGGTAGTTGCAATGACCATAACTGGTATTGTTTTCCAAGTCATGGCTCTCGTGTTGCATTTTCCAGCTATTTTTGAAATATGGAGACTTTTTTGTTGCTAAGCAGCATACAGTCAACGGGTTACCTCTGATAACATATACAGTGAGTCTCAGTGTCTGGACTGTTACACTTGTACGGTTCTGGTTTGTCAGCCTGGTCAAGTCAAATGtttaacagagagaaaagaattaGGCTTACATTTCAGAAATATTGTTTGATGCTTTAACAGGTGGCTAATTgaagctgtgtttttatttgaaaagttaCACTGAATATTTGTAAGATAATTTGAACAACCTGAAATCGTGTAAGTATTAGCACCAGTTACATTTCAATCTATAAATGAATTGTCGATTTAACTTATTCATTAGGCTTAGGcttattttactttacagaCCCACTGGTGATGGTTAGCGTCCAGCTCCTTATGTCTTGTACTTGTGTAACAATATCTGCTGGTGATTTTGTGGCAGAATAATCTGAATGTGGTGCAATGAAGTCTGGAACTGATAGCTGAAGCTGGTTACATCAGGCATCTGACATTATTTACATAGAAAGTAACATTTGATTGTatgatttgagttttttttttttttttttttttaaactttttttgggATAAAGCGGGTATAATTAAgaactttattattttaattaccaATATGTGAAtcttttataaaagaaaaatgtgtcctTTAAAGTACGTGCGTGTGTTATTGTGCTTCCTCTTtggtcttatttatttatttaactttacaGCAACACATGGCATTTAAATTTTCTACCTGGAGATGAACGtattcatagactgtatataaaagatggatatagccactgtgatgtcacccagtgGTTAGCGAAGCCCCACTGTGAAGCCTCTAAAGAGCGTTTTTCTCTGTCATGATCTTGGTATTTTGAAACGCAACTTGATAAGAACCTGCTTTATCCTCCTCTTGACTGAAATGGGAAcacaatttacaaaataaaaatcaagttgtatttaataaaacatgaaactagTAACTGAAGTTATAAACTCATGAGCAAAGTGTTTATTAGTTCACAGATAAAATGCTGGAaggtccttttttatttttttccccataggTTTCTATTAAACTGGTAGTCTTTTCCTAATCACTGGAGTCGCCTCCTGCTGGCTGTTACAAACTAAGCAGGTGTGAGGCAGTTCCTTTTCAGACCAGAAATCCATCTTTTACTTACAGTCTGTGAATGTACCATGGGGAGAAAATGATAATGAAGCCATCCTTTTATACTCatgtcacacactcacacttacaTCTATTTGGACTACTTAAATAAGACTGGAGAGCAATAAACGGGCTcaaattcacattttatttttggcatttgttttaattagtttaaaaacactgcatgcaAAAGCCAGACAGTCTGAGAGAAAGGACTGTACTACGGCAGAGTTTCATGTCTTCCATATTATAACACTGTAAAACACCATTACCCAATTGCTTTCAGACAATCTAAAGTCAATCAGCCGAACAAGTAGGAATTAACATGTCAAATTCCACATATAGGACCATACGCTGCTCTAcccccgagtccacaagcacagctgttaactgtaAAAGACACTTGAGGCCCTGATACACTTTGACAGCAGACTGTGTGAACCTCATGGTgaagtaaaaatttatttttcatcaacactttattttaatcagggcatgtggaaaaaaaatttcacacTATATTCAAAGTTTCAGTCCAAAAATGATCACCTCAATTCTCCAGTTAGAAGTGCTGCTCTTGATTGTCAGCGTGGGTTCTCAGATGTCTCACAAACTGCCCCTGTGTCATGGCTACAATAGGCAGgttgttaaactttttttttttttttctcccccccctcaGACTTCTACATGGTAAGTGTGTGTTGGGGCTTGCAGTACACTGGCAGAACAGTCCTCTCTGGTGATCATGGCTCTAGTGCCATTCTAgatgaggggtgtgtgtgtgtgtgtgtgtgtgtgtgtgtgtgtgtgtgtgtgtgtgtgtgtgtgtgtgtgtgtgtgtgtgtgtgtgtgtgtgtgtgtgtgtgtgtgtgtgtgtgtgtgtgtgtgtgaaggcttGTTCGGTTCGCACCAAGAGTAATGAGCAGCATGGGCAAGATAATGTGGTTACATCACCCCTCTCTCTTCATCTCTGTCTCATCTGGACCAGCTCAgcataaacctttttttttttttttctttttttttacagtcccACTGTGCACTGAGGCTGGATAAACAGATAATCAGCAAATAGATCCACCTGGAAAATAATAAGAAGCAGTGTAGAGGTTTCTGGCACCGTTTCACCACCTTCTAAGGTGCAcggagaagaggaaaaagtctGAAGAGCTCAAACCTCCAACACTTATATAGAGTAATTATAATGCTAGACCAGTGCATTTTGGCTTGTGGCCATTATCAGTGTCATAAGACACATTACAGgtaacattttaaatgatgtaggtgtgaaatagaaaaatacaaaacatacaGTCATACAAATTTACATACATATCAGCCATGTCTATAATGTTTTATGACTATGATGAAGATCGCGAGTCAAAACACAATGGTCTAGCAGAAAACTACAAGCGGTGCTGGAGTTGTGACCTCTTAGAAAAACAACAGATACGTGTTTGTATTTTGTAAGCTGCaccctggttttgtttttcagtcataAATCTTCTAATGCACACATTATAAAAGATCGTAATGGCACCAAAGACAGTGTATCTGTGTAAAGCAAACACTGCATCAATCTGTAAAGGGTTCTTCCTCTAATGCCACCATATGATTTGATATTTTGCAAACTAGTGACGGACTATCCTGAAATTTGGTAAAAACATTCATGTTACCCTGAGGATGAGTTGTCATAAATTTGGTGACCAACTATCTTTTTAAGTAATTTGTCCAGTGTTGTttgaagacaaagaaaaatccaGTAATCCTCAGATCAGTGATATTTAACAGGCTTTAGTTTGCTAATGTGCTAAATTTGGATGATAACTATACCTGCTGTATAAGCAGGTGTGCTGACAATAGATGAAACACTGTTGTGCTTTCTTATACCTGTGACCACTAAAGAATTTTCATTTACCTCACTGGCAGATACTTCAGATTACCTCCTAAATCTGCAGGGCTAGATACTTCCAGAAGCAAcagataattttattttttttttcttccagtgaATTGATCCTTTAAGTCTTCTGGCACGAATACAGCGTTCTTTCACTACAATCCTCAAGCTGACAGACATATCGTGGTTCATTTGtcctcctgcagcagcttcaaATGATAAAACCATGTTTTACTATAGAAGGCTGTCATCAACACAGGCATCTCTGGCTTTTAAAAAGGCAGGGAGGGAGAAGCTCTGCAGCTCGGATGAACTGGCCACGTGTGATTGTTGAGGGGGGAAAGAATCCCGCTGCAGAGCTTcatttatgtctgtgtgtatttgactGAAACCAAGGTGTTATTTCTACTTTTATCTGATATGTCAAAAACAAGGTAGctctgtgtatgtatgtttaaaaaaaaaaaaaaaaagatcctacATTGTATCAGTATCACAAATGAGGCCcctggtgtgtgtgagtgtgagaaagAGTGTGAGGCAGTCTGGTGTGACACAGCAGCAAGCCTGGACCCGACCCTGGGGCTCCATTATAGAAAGCacgcaaacacatacacacacgcctGCACGCTCACATCATCCTGTTGATATTACAGTTATCTCTGTCCGTAATGAATAAACCCCACAGCGATATCGTCCTCCTCGGACGTGTACGCAACATAAACACCAAC
Proteins encoded:
- the slc35a3a gene encoding solute carrier family 35 member A3a encodes the protein MASSRLKYLSLGVLVFQTTSLVLTMRYSRTLQAEGPRYLASSAVVVAEVMKILTCVLLVFKEHNYSMRALNSVLRQEIIHKPIETLKLAIPSGIYTLQNNLLYVALSNLDAATYQVTYQLKILTTALFSVSMLGRRLGVYQWLSLLILMAGVALVQWPSESAVAPEKEAPSTGSQFVGVTAVLVACCSSGFAGVYFEKILKESKQSVWVRNIQLGMFGLVFGLFGMLAYDGERVRESGMFQGYNTVTWTVVALQALGGLVIAAVIKYADNILKGFATSLSIILSTLISYFWLQDFDPTGVFFLGAILVIVATFLYGYEGKPSPNPSRA